TGCTGATTCTGGCGCGTGATGAACAGGCCGGAGAGCCGATAGCAGCGCAAAAGCTGCCGATTGATGTCAGTGATTCTTTGCCGCGGGTGCCTTCGGATACTGACCAGCATATTATGGCCTTGCCCTTGCGTGAGGCGCGTGAGATGTTTGAGAAGGAATATCTGATCGCGCAGATCAATCGTTTTGGCGGCAATATTTCCCGCACAGCCGAGTTTGTCGGCATGGAGCGTTCGGCGCTTCATCGCAAGCTCAAATCCCTTGGAGTATAAGACGTGAAAATCATTATTTGCGGTGCGGGCAGGGTTGGATACGGGATTGCGGAACGTCTTGCGGCGGAACATATTGATGTGACGGTGATTGATCTGGAGCGCCGCCTGATTGAACTTATCAGTGACCGGCTCGAGGTGCGCGGGATCGTGGGGCATGGCGCCCACCCTGATGTTCTGGCGCGTGCGGGTGCGGCAGAGGCGGATATGATCATTGCTGTTACCTTGCATGATGAAATCAATATGGTGGCCTGCCAGGTGGCGCATTCGCTGTTCAATGTGCCGACAAAGATTGCCCGTGTGCGGGCGCAATCCTATCTGCAGCCGGGTTACCAGAACCTTTTCTCGCGGGATAATCTGCCGATTGATCTGGTGATCTCGCCTGAGCGGGAAGTGGCCGAGATGGTGGTGCGCCGGATGGCGCGGCCCGGGGCGCTTGATGTGCTTTCTGTCGCGGACGGCAATGTGACAGTGCTGGCCGTTGCATGCGCCGAGGACTGTCCGCTGGTTGATACGCCGCTGCGGCAGTTGACCAACCTGTTTCCTGACCTGCAGGCGGTGATTGTCGGGATCAGGCGCGGGCCGGCGTTGTTTATCCCCCGTGCGGATGACAGCCTGCAGGTTGGTGATATTGCCTATATTACAGTTGGTACGCAGCATATTGCCCGTATGCTGGCGCTGTTTGGCCATGAGGAACAGGAAGCCAGGCGGATTGTTATCGCCGGTGGCGGGCATATCGGATTTTATGTCGCGCGCGCCATGGAACAGCGCAACCACCGCGGAAAGGTGAAGATTATTGAAGCGGACCGGACGCGGGCGCTGGAAATTTCCGATGATCTGGCGCATACAACTGTGCTGCATGGCAGTGCGCTTGATCAGGCGCTTTTGCGCGAGGCGGATACGCAGGATGCCGATTTGATGGTGGCGTTGACCAATCAGGACCAGGTCAATGTGCTCAGCGCCATGATGGCGAAGCGTATGGGATGCAAGTTGAATATGGTTTTGCTCAATGATCCGGTCTATGAGGAATTTACCCATACTGATGGTATTGATGCCCATATTGACCCGCGCAGTGTGACAGTGTCGCGCATTTTGCAGCAATTGCGGCGCGGGCGTATCCGGGCGGTTTATTCTCTTTCTGAGGGGCGGGCGGAAATTATTGAAGCGCAGGCGCTGGAAACCTCGCCGCTGGTCGGTAAACCGCTGAGTGAATTGCAATT
This is a stretch of genomic DNA from Candidatus Tokpelaia hoelldoblerii. It encodes these proteins:
- the trkA gene encoding Potassium transporter peripheral membrane component (bhsal07170), producing MKIIICGAGRVGYGIAERLAAEHIDVTVIDLERRLIELISDRLEVRGIVGHGAHPDVLARAGAAEADMIIAVTLHDEINMVACQVAHSLFNVPTKIARVRAQSYLQPGYQNLFSRDNLPIDLVISPEREVAEMVVRRMARPGALDVLSVADGNVTVLAVACAEDCPLVDTPLRQLTNLFPDLQAVIVGIRRGPALFIPRADDSLQVGDIAYITVGTQHIARMLALFGHEEQEARRIVIAGGGHIGFYVARAMEQRNHRGKVKIIEADRTRALEISDDLAHTTVLHGSALDQALLREADTQDADLMVALTNQDQVNVLSAMMAKRMGCKLNMVLLNDPVYEEFTHTDGIDAHIDPRSVTVSRILQQLRRGRIRAVYSLSEGRAEIIEAQALETSPLVGKPLSELQLPDGIRFGAIYRNGEIIRPVATSHILAGDRVIIFARSEAVRHVEQMFRVSLEFF